The Oncorhynchus masou masou isolate Uvic2021 chromosome 31, UVic_Omas_1.1, whole genome shotgun sequence genome includes a region encoding these proteins:
- the vps25 gene encoding vacuolar protein-sorting-associated protein 25, giving the protein MSFEWPWQYNFPPFFTLQPNVDTRQKQLAAWCSLALSYCRHHKLYTLDIMEAQESPVFNHKNIDRKLSMEAILIVFEELRKKGNLEWLDKNKTRCLVMWRRPEEWGKLIYQWVSKNGMVNTVFTLYELANGDDTESEEFHGLEDWMLIRSLQALQMNGKAEVISMDDGKGVKFF; this is encoded by the exons ATGAGTTTTGAGTGGCCCTGGCAATATAATTTTCCTCCGTTTTTTAC GTTACAGCCCAATGTTGACACCAGACAGAAACAGCTTGCAGCTTGGTGCTCCCTCGCACTGTCCTACTGCCGCCATCACAAGCTCTACACTCTGGACATCATGGAAGCCCAAGAGAGCCCTGTGTTCAACCACAAGAATATTGATA GAAAACTATCAATGGAGGCCATACTAATTGTTTTTGAGGAATTGAGGAAAAAAG GGAACCTGGAATGGTTAGACAAGAACAAGACGCGGTGTCTAGTCATGTGGAGGAGGCCAGAGGAATGGGGGAAACTGATTTATCAGTGG GTCTCTAAAAACGGTATGGTCAATACAGTGTTTACACTCTACGAGCTCGCCAACGGTGACGACACAGAAAGCGAAG AATTCCATGGGCTGGAAGACTGGATGCTGATTCGTTCGCTGCAGGCCCTGCAAATGAACGGCAAGGCAGAGGTCATCTCCATGGACGACGGGAAGGGGGTCAAGTTCTTCTGA